TTATAAATTTCAATTCCGGGCATCGAACATTGTCCATATCATAACAGGAGGTTCTGTTTGTATCACCGGATTTTGGTTCAAATACCGAATTAGTCATTTTCAACGGTTTAATTATATTTTCAGTAACGAATTCCTGGAAGGACACACCAGTTACCTTTTCAATGATTCTTCTTTGCAAAAATACATTGCCATTATCATACCTGTAACCGGTTCCTGGTTCAAATAATAAAGTATCGTTATTTCTCAAAATATTCCAAGCATCTTCATCATTGATTATCGTTAGCCCGGACTCTATTCTAGGAATACCGCTTGCATAATTAATAAGATGTCTTAGGGTTACTTTTTCTGACCATTTCGGTAAGCCCAAATCAAATTTTGAAATAGGATCGTCAAGATGCAGCAGACCACGCTCCACCAAAATCATGATAGAAACTGCATTAAATTCCTTCGCAATAGAACCTGCATTAAATATTGACTTATCATGTAAAGGCGTTTGTTTTGTTTCATCGGTAAAACCAAATGATTTTTGATAGATAATTTGATCATCTTTAACAACAAGAACATTTCCATTGAATAAACCTCTTTCGTAAGATTTTGTCATTAAAGAATCAATTTTATTGGCATAGGCGGGGCTTTTTTCAGCTTTAAAATTTCTAGAATTACAGCTAAATATGATCAATAAAACTAAAAAACAACTGATATTTCTTGCTCGATTAAGTACTTTCATAAATGGTTAGTTTAAAGACGATTTGATTTATTAAGGGTCGGAATGAGATTGCCCATAACTTTGTAATAGACAATCGGAAATTGAGATTGGAAATTTACTTTTCTTTTTTGTCTCAATTTTTCTGCAAATATGTGTCAAAAAGCCTCAGGACGCGACCGATTAAAAAAAATCGAACTCATTTTTTGAAAATAATAGGATTTTACAAAGCTTGTTTTCGATAATCTGTTGGCGTTTTTCCTGTATATTTTTTAAAAGAAGTATTAAAAGAAGATTTGGAATTAAAACCAACTTTGTATAAGATTTCCAAAACGGTCAGTTCTTTTTGAGAAGGATCTGTAAGGATTTGCATTGATTTTTCAATTCTATATTCATTGACGAAATCGAAAAAGTGTTTATCCATATACAAGTTAATCAAAGTAGATAAATCTTTAACGGGTACTTTTACCTGCTCAGATAAATCCTGAATGGTTAATGATGAATCGAGATAAGGTTCTTTTTCCTCCATAAAATCTTTTAAGAATTTGATTTCCTTATTTTTTTCATCAATTCTTAAAGGGTTGATTTTTTGTTTCGGAACTACGTCTGTAATAGGTTTCAGATCGGAATTTACTCCCCGGAAAAACTCAGGATTGTTGAGTGCAACAAATAGATACCAACAGGTACAAAATAAAAATGCAAGCCCATCAAGAGTTACAATCCAAGTTCGGATCTCGCCCAAACCAAAGATAAAAGTTACCAGCCACCTTATAAGAACTATAAAATGTAATACATAGTATAGAATTGTTATCTTGTATAGCGCGTTAAGGACGGAAATATTGGGGTTTGTATAATTCTCGAGATATACCGTTTTAGACTTTCTGATCACCAGAAATGAAGCAATAAAATAAACTTGAAACAGAAATTCGAAAAGAAAATAAAAAAACTGCATTAGCGGCATGTCATTCATGCCATTTATAAAACGTATTTTCTCAGCTCTATCTACAAAATAGATTCCCCACATTAAAAACAAATTGTAAGCAACAAATGGAATCGTGTGGAATAAATGTTTCGGTTTTAATCGAAAGTTAGTATAACAAACAGACAATACATAGAGATAAAACGATGCTGAAACTAAATAGTTAATACTCCAACGAAACGCCTCGAGATTGATATGATTAACCGGAAATTCCCGCATCAAAAATTTTAATGCATCTATGGCGTTTGTAAAAAGGAAAAAAGCAAGAAGGTAATTTGAAAGTTTGTGTTTTGTTTTTACGGTGATTAAAAACAAAGCAAGCAAAAGTACCATGAAAATTCCAATAGAAGAAACCAGATGCAGAAAGTCGTACTTGTCCATATTATTTTAATGCAAGGCCAAATGTACTATTTCTTCAAAGATCTTCTTTATAAAAAGTTAGGAAAGACATTGAATAACTTGCATTATAACCAGGAGATTTCCCATGTCATAGCTTAATGTTTTTAAAATTCATATTTCAGCTTCTTTTTTATACTGTTGGCATTTTTTCATACCACAAAAATAAAGATTTCATTAAACAGTGACCTAGTTGGCATGCGCATTGTTAATATTAAAGCAAGTTTTGAAGAGATAACTTTGTTTAACACCACATCATTTAACTAATAATTCATTTTTGAACTTTTGCCTCCCTATTGACACGGGAGGTTTTTTTATTTGTCTAAATAGGCATCATGGAAATACAAGTTTATTTAAATGGCTTATGTATATAGCATATAGATCTTTAATGTTAAACATACTTTAAACTGCTGCAAATGGGATCTATTTTTTGAATGTACGATAAATGCTGGTATTGAATGTACAATAATTATTAGTTTTGGATACTGGATATAATCTATAAAGACTAAGAAGAAAATAAAAGGATTAAAAATTGCGATATGACGAACGTATTGGAAAATTATCTATCATCACATAGAGAGCTATTAGCCGAGGAAATTAACTTTTCTGTACAGTTTTTCAAACCGATCCACTTAAAAAAGGGTGACTTTTTTATTCGTGAAGATGAAATGTGCCATTATATTGGATTTGTGGCTAGTGGTGCTGTAAAAGCATATGCTATAGATAAAGAAGGAAAGGAAAATATAACCTGCTTCAAATTTGAAAATGAATTTGTCACTTCGTTCCAGGAGTTTGTAGTGAAGGAAAAATCCAGAAGAAGCATCAGGGCTATAGAAGATAGTATAATCTATAGGATAAGTTATCTGGATTATCAGTATTTGCTTAACCAGGTAACTGCCTGGAATGGTGTTATAAAATCTGTAATGGAGCAGGAGTATATCCAAAAGGAACGTTATCTGCTGAATTACAATAATAAATCAGTTGTGGATAAATACCTTCATGTTCTTTCTAATGAACCGATGCTGATACAACGCGTAACGACTCAGGATTTGGCGTCGTATCTGGGTGTCACGCAAAGATCACTTACCCGAGCAAAAGGGCAGATACATAAACCGAGTGTATTATAGGACAAATGTCCTTATGAAGCCTCTGAGGAGCGATGTAGATTTGCATAAAAAAATATGTTACGTCAAATTGCTCCTGAAGTGTTCCAGATTTCACTGATGCCAAGAAACAGTATTAACTGCTATATTATCGAAGGGACGCTGGTAGATTCAGGAATACGGAGTTCTTATAACACTGTAAAGAAAGCTATTCAGAAATTCCCATTTATCAACATGTACTGACGCATGCTCATGCAGACCACCAGGGTTGTAGTGATCAGATATGTGCTGAGTTCGCCATACCCTTACTATGTCATCCTGACGAAGTTTTTAGAACTGAAACGGGTATGGCAACCAAAGATTATCCTCGCCCACAGCATTGGCTAGCAAAACTTCAGCAAAAGTATTGGGCAGGCCAGGGGCATCAAGTTGAACGGACAATCGTTGAAGACGATATGATCGGAAACTTTAGAGTTGTAGAGACACCAGGACATTCGACAGGTCATATTTCTTTATTCCGAGAGAGAGATGGTGTACTGATTATCGGAGATGTAGCGACCAATATGAACCTGCTTACGACAGCGACTGGTCTACATCTTCCTCCCAATATATTTACTTCCGATCAACGGCTCAACATCAGATCGCTTCAGAAGTTGGCACAATTAAATCCTAACATTATCTGCTTTGGCCACGGATCAGTCATGCAAAATAGAGGAAGGAAGTTTGAACAATTTGTAGCTAAATGCAGTTTAGCTTTAAAGATGAGTTTTGCTAAAGTTACAGGCTAAATATAGAGTTAATATAATTGAATGCACGAATAGCTTCATTGCTGAAATATTATTTTCTAACAACTTCCTACTTTGCAACATCTTTAGGTTTTGAGGGGTATTCTATTGTATATCAACTATAACCAGATAAAATTTCCACCAAACGAATTTCTTTATAAAGTTTATACAGGCTTTACTCATAGAAAGATACCATGAGTACTTACATAGCAGAGTTTATGGTGTTTAGAAATATAATTATAATCAGCTTTACTATTCTGAACGAAAAAGTGAATTAAGGCAAGTATCTTTGCACACTTTTAATGAAATTAATTATACATTTATGATTCGAAGAGAACTACTTTTTTGTGGATCCTTATTTTTAATGTCTGAGCTTTGTATCGCACAAGTAGGAATTAATACTCCTAACCCACAAGCTACGTTGGATGTTACTTTGCAGGAAGGATATTCTATAGGTGATAAAGCTGGTATTACAGTTCCTTTACTTACCGGTGATCAGATAGAAGCTATACAATCCAATAATATAAAACAGGGTACTCTGGTATATGCTATCAGCCCATCAACTGCTATCTCCAAAGATGTTTATAGTATTGGGTATTGGTTTTGGAAAAATAATACTGATAAATGGGAGCCTATCAATAGCAATTCGCCCACCTTTTTTTATTCCCCATCAGTAGTGGTGAGTACAGATATTTCGGATCCTAATTTTGGAACAATAGATTTGTATAATAATTATAAAAATCAATTTAAAAGCCCTATGGTGAGTAGTGTTGGTTCTGCAGGGCACATTTATACGTATAATAAAAATCAATTGGAATACTATGTCACATGGTATGATCCTTCGGTTTTCAGTAATGTTTCTATTTCAGAGGCTGGAATCCTTACGTATCAGCTTTCTACCGGAGCCGATACGTCGAAACCTTCTTATATGAATGTCGTATTTGTTGTAAAGTAATTTGCTGTTATCTCAATGAAATATTTTATAAAAATTTTAGCTTCCATTACACTTTTGTTGGGGGCTGAATGCAAGATATATGCAGCAGACTATTATTGGGTTGGTGGATCCGGGAATTGGAGTGATATTAATCATTGGCGAATTTCATCAGGTGGAAATATACTTCCAGCTGTAGTTCCGGGGAAAACAGATAATGTTTTTTTTGATGTTAATTCCGGATTTACATCAGGAAGCAAGACTGTTACGGTGAATGTAGTGGCCAATTGTCACAACATCATTTTTTCAGGAAGTACTGTAGCACCTACGATTATATCTTCAACGGGTACCAATGCTTTGAATATTTATGGTTCCTCAGAATGGCAGAACGGTATGAGCCACAAGATTACAACCACAAATTATCAGAATAACAATGAACATAGAACCATTAAAAGTAATGGAGTAGTTATCGGTGATAATACCTGGTCAGGGACTGTTAATTTCTATGAAACCCAATCTATCAGTTTATTAGATGATTTTAATGTTAAATACATTCTCAATCAATATGCAGGAACTTGGAATACTAATGGTTTTAGGGTAGATTTAGGATCTGATTTTGCATCTCAGTCCAATGCTCAGAAAACGATTAATCTTAGCAATTCACATATCTATCTTAATGGGGTTATCTCTTCTTTCAATACAAAAGCGGCGAATACTGTTTTTAATTCAGGAACTTCTGTCATTCATTTTACAGCTCAGGTAACCAACTCAAGTCCTTCTTACGGAATTCAGGGTTCTGCAGGGCAGATCTATTATGATGTTATCTTTGAAAATCCTTTATCAACGGGTACCGCAATTGGTACAGGAGGAACATTATCAGGTTCACTTAATTTTCATCATGTTGAACTGAAAGGTGGCGGGTATATTTATGGCTTTAATCGGTATAACCAGCTTATTCTGGCTCCGGCTAAGACATTTTATCTAGAATCTAATACAAACCAAACCATCAACTCATTATTTTCCCTGGATACTCCGGCATGTGAAGGATGGTCAACAATTAAAAGTATGTCTGATGGTTCAGCTGCTAATATTTCTATGCCATCAGGCTCTTTAGTTCAGGTATCAGGAGTAGTCATGAAGGATATTAAAGCCTCTGGTGGTGCCAACTTTATTGCGTCCAATTCTATTAACAATGGAAATACTTCCGGCTGGATTTTTCCGTCCTATACTGGGCAGACTCTTTATTGGGTAGGAGGTTCAGGTAACTGGAATGATAAACTTCATTGGTCTCAGGCTTCGGGAGGAGTTGGAGGATATTGTGTGCCGGGACCGGGAGATAATGTATTTTTTGATGGCGGTTCTGGATTTACGTCAGGAAGTAAGACAATCACATTAGATAATGTTTCCTATTGTCACAACATCATTTTTTCAGGAAGTACTGTAGCACCTACGATTATATCTTCAACGGGTACCAATGCTTTGAATATTTATGGTTCCTCAGAATGGCAGAGCGGTATGAGTCACAAGATTACTACCACAAATTATCAAAATAACAATGAACAGAGAACTATAAAAAGTAATGGAGTGATTACTGGAGATAGTGGTTCGTCAGGAGCTGTCAATTTTTATGAAACTCAGTCTATCAGTTTATTAGATGATTTTAATGTCAGGTATAGTCTCAATCAATACGCAGGAACTTGGAATACCAATGGTTTTAGGGTAGATTTAGGATCTGATTTTTTATCCCAGTCTAGTTCTCAGAAAACAATCTATCTTAGCAATTCTCACATCTATCTTAATGGTATTATTTCTTCTTTCAATACAAAGGCGGCTAATACTGTTTTTAATTCAGGAACTTCTGTCATTCATTTTACAGCTCAGGTAACCAACTCAAGTCCTTCTTACGGAATTCAGGGTTCTGCAGGGCAGACCTACTATGATGTAATTTTTGAAAATCCTTTATCAACGGGTACCGCAATTGGTACAGGAGGAACATCAGCAAGTTCACTTAACTTTCATCATGTTGAACTGAAAGGCGGCGGGTATATTTATGGCTTTAATCGGTATAACCAGCTTATTCTGGCTCCGGCTAAGACATTTTATCTAGAATCCAACACGAATCAAACAATTAACTCATTATTTTCCTTAAATACTCCGGAATGCGAAGGATGGTCAACAATTAAAAGTATGTCTGATGGTTCAGCTGCTAATATTTCTATGCCATCGAGTTCTTTAGTTCAGGTATCAGGAGTGGTCATGAAGGATATTAAAGCCTCTGGTGGCGCCAGTTTTATTGCGTCCAATTCTATTAACAATGGAAATACTTCCGGCTGGATTTTTCCTTCCTATACTGGGCAGACTCTTTATTGGGTAGGAGGTTCAGGTAACTGGAATGATAAACTTCATTGGTCTCAGACTTCGGGAGGAGTTGGAGGATATTGTGTTCCGGGACCGGGAGATAATGTATTTTTTGATGGCGGTTCTGGATTTACATCAGGAAGTAAAACAATCACATTAGATAATGTTTCCTATTGTCATAACATCATTTTTTCAGGGAGTGCTGTAGCACCTACAATATTATCTTCAACCGCGACAAACACCTTAAATATTTATGGTTCCTCAGAATGGCAGAAAGGTATGAGCCACAAGATTACAACCACAAATTATCAGAATAACAATGAACATAGAACCATTAAAAGTAATGGAGTAGTTATCGGTGATAATACCTGGTCAGGGACTGTTAATTTCTATGAAACCCAATCTATCAGTTTATTAGATGATTTTAATGTTAAATACATTCTCAATCAATATGCAGGAACTTGGAATACTAATGGTTTTAGGGTAGATTTAGGATCTGATTTTGCATCTCAGTCCAATGCTCAGAAAACAATTAATCTTAGCAATTCACATATCTATCTTAATGGGGTTATCTCTTCTTTCAATACAAAGGCAGCTAATACCATTTTAAATTCAGGAACTTCAGTCATCCATTTTACAGCTCAGATAATTAATTCAAGTTCTTCGTACGGGATTCAGGGTTTTGCAGGGCAGACTTATTATGATGTTATCTTTGAAAATTCTTTATCAACGGGTACTGCCATTGGTACAGGAGGAACATCAGCAAGTTCACTTAACTTTCATCATGTTGAACTGAAAGGAGGCGGGTATATGTATGGTTTTAATAAATATGATCAATTAATTCTTACGGCAGGAAAATCTTATGTGTTTGAGGCTGGGAGTACCCAGACCATTATTTCAAAATTATATGCATCAGGAAATCCATGCTATATTATTTACCTTTTAAGTTCGGCTTCAGGGATAAGAGCAAATTTGAATGTTCAAGGAGGTTCTTTAAATTTTGATTTTGGTAATATTAAGGATATAAATGCTGTACAGCCGTTGCATTATGGAGAGAAGTCTACCAATGCAGGAAACAACATGAATTTTGTTTTTGAACCCTATAACCCGGGTAGTTTCGAAGGTTTAGGAAATGACTGGAACTGTCATGAATATGATAACACCAATGTGAATTCTTATACGCTAAGTGCTGATAGTTTTTTTCCTGGTCCATCTACTACTTTACAATGGACAAAGATTGATGATCCAAATCATGTAGAAATATTAAGCAATGGTTCAAAAATTGATCTTCGACCGTATGGGTACGGAATTTATCAGCTTGATGTTACTTATTCTACAGCAGGTTCTCCTGATTATTGTACCGTTACAGAACAAATTGCTATCAACAGAAAGATAGGTGTACCTTCTATTAATACTATTAAAGTATGCAAAAAGAAGAGCAATACATTAGCCGATATTATTGTTTCGGGACAAAATATTAAATGGTATAAAGATGAAACTTCTTTATCAGTGCTTCCTCTTACTACTATTATTACAGATGGTCAAACCTATTATGTAACACAAACTGATAATAATTGTGAAAGTAATAGGTATTTATATACTGTTCAAATCACAAATTGTCAATCACAAAGTATGATAAATCCTGTACTTCCTTTTAGAACAAAATAACGTGTATAGATCTTTGAATATAATGAATATTTTGCATGATATTCTTCTATTCATTTTGAAGGAATTGAAAAATAAAACCGGCAAACATCTTAGATGTTTGCCGGTTTTACATAGTAGAATCTTCTAAAAGGTTTTTTATTGAAAGTTTAATTCGTTTAAGCCTATAGAAATCTATTCCGGTTTATGTCAGTTATCAACAAATAAAGTCTACCCCGATTTTATCCAAGGTAGACTCATATTGAGATAAGTAGATTTGTTATTTTGGATATACTGTTGCGATAAATTGTTTGTCTGTAGGAGATAAAACAGTATTGTTACCCACGCTGAACCCATTTGTTGTCAATGTTGAGCTGATGCTATAATGCATAATGGATAGCTTATCGTAAGCACTATATTGTGTTTGGGAAGTTGAATATTTGGCAAAAAGGTTGTTATCTACCTGAGCTTGGCTCCAGTAATTTGGATACCCTGCATAATAGGCATATACTTTTGGCTTATCCCATGGAATAGCAGCTAAAGGATGTTGATGCTCATGGATCATTCCCAGTGCATGCCCAAATTCATGAATAGTTGTTCTGCTGAATTCTGCATCACTTGTTGAATCATTAAACCAGCCGAAGTTCATCGTTTCTTTATTAGAAGCTATACTAAGAGCGTCTTTTCCTATATATGAATATGATCCCGCATTGGCGGTGAAGGTAACACGGATCTGTGCCGTTCCACTGGTGATAAAGTTAAATTTAATGTTGGCATATTGAGACCATTCGTTAGCATATTGCATTACTTTGTTACGAACTTTAGTGGTTCCCCCATTAAGACTCACCGTTATCACGCTGCCATTCGGCCATTTTTTACTGGTAACGACTGCTCCTTTTGAAGCTGCTCCTGGAGAATATTCCTGCCCGGGAAGATAAACATCTTTACACATTTGCGTGCTTTCGAAACCTGCAGGGATATCCGCTTGGGGTATCGCTTGTAATGATGAGAGTGTTTGTTGTGCTTGTGGGGCTTTTTCTTCCATGTTGTCATTTGTAGTATTACATGATACTACAGCCATTGAAATAAATGTTCCCAATAAAATCTTTTTGTGTAATTCCATAATGCTGGTGTTTTTATGTTGATTAATGTTTTTTTAAGCTTTGGGGTAAGTAGATAATTTACTCTGTGGTGAAATAAATTTATGATAAAAAATAATACTCTTTCTTTTTTTGTTTTGTAAATTAAGATTAGTAATGTCTACACGGGTACTACATTTAATTGAGTTGCCCTTCTATAAAGGAATATAATTAATATGAAATCATATAATTTTATTTTTACAGAGATCTCCAATTGACATTTTTAATTGGTTATTGAATGAAATCAAGTCAATAGAGTAGTGTTAGATTCGTAATGCAGCTTCATTTTTGTTAATCATTTCGTTAAAAAATCAAAATTTAGTGATTTAATGATAAGTTTTTTGATTGTTTTCAGTTGAAAATGGAAATTCTTTAAAATCCTTTTTTATAAAATAATCTATCACAAGAGATTTAAAAATTGTAAGGTTAGCTACTTATATTAAAAAAATCAGCTGGAAAATAGTTTCCAGCCGATTTTTACAGAGTTAGTATAGAAAAAATGATATGGTTCAGATTGGGGTATTCTTTTATTGTTCCACAATAGTCAATGAATTGTAGACACCACTGCTGGAAACATCAAATTGACTGATAGTACCATCAAATGCTACTGTGATCCAGGTAAAAGGTCTTAATTTATCCCCTTTGTTCAAATAGACACTTACTGTACAAGCTGAGCCTACAGGAACTGCGTTAGGACTTGCTCCGGTATCGGAAGCATATCCGTTATTTGTTTTTACTCTTTGAGTAATGGTACCTGCAGGGTTTCTTACCTCCCAGATCGCTTCAGTTTGATTATTTCCACCGGTATTTACCTGGCTGGATTGCAATGCGAAAGTAAAGGTTGCAAAATAAACTCCTGTGCGGGGAGCAATAAACTCACCTGTAGCAGGATTGAAATTACTGGTAGGAACGCCAGAATCAGAATCCAACTTTTCTGTCCAATTGGTTAAATAGGATGATCGCCTCTGCATAATTCCAGATTTAGTACCTATTTCTGCAGGATTCCCACTTTCAAATACATAGGTATCTTGGGTTGCTTTATTGGCCATAACGACGATACGAGGTTTGCCTTTTGGAAAAAAACTAACCCAGTTTGTTCCGTCTGAAAATTCCAGATAGCCTTTCACTCCTATAGCCGGGCTCGCAACATAGCGTAAAGCACCTGCTCCTGCCTGGGTTGCTGTTTTATCAGTGTTTCCCACTGCAACCGAACCATTGGTTCCGCTTCGTAAATCTATGGCCACTTTCGGATTGGCAACCAATACTCCCAATTTACCAGTATTATCTATAATGACCTTGCCAGCATCAGTCTTGACTTCAACGGGATGGGTAGGATTGTCTACACCTATTCCTATTTGGGCATTAGCATGAGCCCAGAAAAGCAAAGGAACAAAAGCGCTCGCTAATTTTTTTATTGTATAATGTTGTTTCATCATTGTTGTGTTTAAAGTTCGCTAATACTTAAATTGTTGAATTTTCCGTCATTCAGAGTGTTTCTTGCAGAACCTATATTGTGTTTAACACTAAATTTAATGGTATTACCCGCTTTAAGGTTGAAAATGGCATTACAGTTTCCACTTATATAATTACTGACTGCACCGGCCTGAAAAGCCGGATAAGAATTGATGGTTTTATAGGTCTGAATATTCTCAATATTACGGTCGCTTTCTATGGCAGTCTCTATAAAAGTATTTTTAGGAATATTGCCGTTATCTAAAGTAATATTGAAAGACACCAGGTAAAATCCATCACGAGGAGCGGTAAAGATACCTGTAGAAGGATTAAAATCGCCATTAGGGGTTGTTCCCAGATCCACTGTTTCAGTCCAGCCTGACAGATAGACTGTAGAATTGCTTCCGATACTTTGAGCACTGCTTTTATTGGCATTTACAAGAGCTTTGGTAGGAGGAGTAAGTGGAAGAGCAATCCATTGTTCACCGTCAGAATATTCTAAAAAGCCACTGGTATTATAACGTATTGTGCCCATGCCGGATTCAATAGGTGTTTGAGTACTGGTTCCAAGACCAATGAGCCCTTTATTATCTGATGAACGAAGATCTACTTTCGTAATAGGATTTAAAACCCCAATGCCCAGATTCCCTGTTGAGCTTACAACCACATCATTTGATAATTTTGATGCATCTGGAGCTGTACCATTATCTTTTCCAGCATCAATTTGTAAAGATTGCAAAGGAGTACTAGTAAATAAACCGACTTGAGCAGCTATGGTACCTGATGAAGTAAATAGAACAAAAGCTAGTAATTGATTGATGATGCTAAATTTCATTTTCATAATAATCTATTTTTAATGTTCTATAATGGTTAAATTATTAAATCCATCATCCGGATTAGTGGGATCTGCAGCGTTAGTAGTAACTCTGAGAGCCACGGCTCCACTTGATACCAGGTTATGCCAAAGTCTGGTTGCCACCTTGGTACCTGTAGTTAAGGTAAGGGTTACCGTACTTGATCCTCCTGCTTGGGTCGATCGGGTCGAATTTGCATCATCAGCAGTACCTGTCATAGATTGTCCGAATGTTTTATAAACAGAGGCAAGGATAGTATTGGTAGAGGTATTGTAAAATTGGGATTCTACCCTGGAGCCATCATTGATAACTGCACCATTAAAATTGAAGGTCAAAAGAAATGTGTAAGTACCGTCACGAGGCGCAGTAAAAATACCAGATGCTGTATCAAAGCTATTGCTCATATCTCGCACAAGATTCCAATTATTGATAGTAGTAGCAGTACTTTGTGTTATTGATTGGGTGGCTATTTTACGAGCGACAACCACCGCTTTTTGAGGAGCTATATAAGCTTTATGCCAAACCACTCCGTCCGAAACTTCAATTTTAGGGCCTACAGGTATATTGGTCACATCATATCTTACGGCTCCTGCACCAGCTTCTACAGCAGTCATGGTCGTTGTGCTAAGCCCTAAAGAATTTTCACTCCCTGCGGATCTCATATCAAGTTTTACCAATGGACTAAGAACTCCTGCTCCAATAAAACCTGTGGTCTTATTAATAATGATATCATTAGCAGCTTGTAGTGGAAGAGGGGTTCCACTCATTGCATTATCTCTTGCTCCATCTATATGTAGAATTCCTTGAGGATTAGCTGTTCCTATACCAACTTGAGCAAATACAGGATTAATACATAAATACATAACTCCTAAGCTGAGGAGTAGAAAACGTATTTTTTCTTTCATTTGTTTGGTTTTTTTCGTTTGAATTATAGTGAAATTTTGATCAGGATACCACCATGTGGTATTAAAAAATGGTTATTTATTAAGTTGATTTTGAGTGTTTTAAATCCCAATATAATCAGATATGTTTTTCATATTTAATTAAAGCTCAAAATTATTGCATTAATCTGATATATAAAGTGTTGTGGACGTAGATATAGTTCGATGGCGTTCTGGATGTAACTCGATAAATAAGCCTAAAACTGATCAGATTTTTTATTCATGCACATAATAAGACGATAGAGATGGGGGAAATATCTTTAAGAAGATTTTTGCTTTGAAAAATTCATGAACTGCAGAACGGTATTTAGAACTAATGGGATAAGGGCATTCAGAGAATATTTGCATTCTCTTCATGAATATAGAATAAAAGCTTCCCTCGGATAGGAAATTATTTTAACGCAAAAACAACAGTATTTGCATTGAGGTTGAAGACCATAAAGTGATTGCCTTTATTATGGAAGATTAGCAAGGGAATTACAATATTCC
This is a stretch of genomic DNA from Chryseobacterium tructae. It encodes these proteins:
- a CDS encoding Crp/Fnr family transcriptional regulator → MTNVLENYLSSHRELLAEEINFSVQFFKPIHLKKGDFFIREDEMCHYIGFVASGAVKAYAIDKEGKENITCFKFENEFVTSFQEFVVKEKSRRSIRAIEDSIIYRISYLDYQYLLNQVTAWNGVIKSVMEQEYIQKERYLLNYNNKSVVDKYLHVLSNEPMLIQRVTTQDLASYLGVTQRSLTRAKGQIHKPSVL
- a CDS encoding helix-turn-helix domain-containing protein, with the protein product MDKYDFLHLVSSIGIFMVLLLALFLITVKTKHKLSNYLLAFFLFTNAIDALKFLMREFPVNHINLEAFRWSINYLVSASFYLYVLSVCYTNFRLKPKHLFHTIPFVAYNLFLMWGIYFVDRAEKIRFINGMNDMPLMQFFYFLFEFLFQVYFIASFLVIRKSKTVYLENYTNPNISVLNALYKITILYYVLHFIVLIRWLVTFIFGLGEIRTWIVTLDGLAFLFCTCWYLFVALNNPEFFRGVNSDLKPITDVVPKQKINPLRIDEKNKEIKFLKDFMEEKEPYLDSSLTIQDLSEQVKVPVKDLSTLINLYMDKHFFDFVNEYRIEKSMQILTDPSQKELTVLEILYKVGFNSKSSFNTSFKKYTGKTPTDYRKQAL
- a CDS encoding beta-lactamase family protein, whose protein sequence is MKVLNRARNISCFLVLLIIFSCNSRNFKAEKSPAYANKIDSLMTKSYERGLFNGNVLVVKDDQIIYQKSFGFTDETKQTPLHDKSIFNAGSIAKEFNAVSIMILVERGLLHLDDPISKFDLGLPKWSEKVTLRHLINYASGIPRIESGLTIINDEDAWNILRNNDTLLFEPGTGYRYDNGNVFLQRRIIEKVTGVSFQEFVTENIIKPLKMTNSVFEPKSGDTNRTSCYDMDNVRCPELKFISGWLWVDINDLYKWIHAMNTNQLISKESFQTLLNNPYAKDEGGSLGRYFEKDELQRHNGVSYKFESILLNDFKNNITIILLSNNLNRVWDLGHTIHNLMLGKDYEIPKKSIYQAIRKTSLTDVHKAIETYYLLKKNTEKEYSFQNPSELNKLGYELLRLGKHNESIEIFKLATKEFPKDANLFDSLGEAYYTNKQYDLALDSYNKAISLGGTQGNAEKMIDKIKFFIKK
- a CDS encoding M12 family metallopeptidase; amino-acid sequence: MELHKKILLGTFISMAVVSCNTTNDNMEEKAPQAQQTLSSLQAIPQADIPAGFESTQMCKDVYLPGQEYSPGAASKGAVVTSKKWPNGSVITVSLNGGTTKVRNKVMQYANEWSQYANIKFNFITSGTAQIRVTFTANAGSYSYIGKDALSIASNKETMNFGWFNDSTSDAEFSRTTIHEFGHALGMIHEHQHPLAAIPWDKPKVYAYYAGYPNYWSQAQVDNNLFAKYSTSQTQYSAYDKLSIMHYSISSTLTTNGFSVGNNTVLSPTDKQFIATVYPK